The Euphorbia lathyris chromosome 3, ddEupLath1.1, whole genome shotgun sequence genome contains a region encoding:
- the LOC136222688 gene encoding SNF1-related protein kinase regulatory subunit gamma-1-like, which produces MQHEYGMKVVEDNDGKAHALVKQQQQLDSPTALQIFLDRIPVSCIPSINTCLVVDLKTGDSVKDAIQFLYEKNVCGAIIADNHDNDDDFGRFSQHYMGYIDFPSLLLWSLDQCEKHKDPTTTFLTMLQQNPQIGQTKIGELAKSFLWDPYFPVHLDDTLFHVLLLLSKHPRLEMVPVIHNKSDSKVIGFITQNDVTQLLLRSSGLEWFDGIANKALSEFCFEGQEHMNICVYGDQSLAEGLGVLWESRIGAVAIVNRGNEKIMGCITSNHVLLIFQDNKLFNMRKNLSMKEFIDMEAPKKDSHGLITPQVYSPVTATTSDTLKHAMNQLVKSKANVCFLIDDLKKVMGMVTLRDIIVQFAPPCIDSGFHGGGFFDSALEQTGCQLKNGTIICDH; this is translated from the exons atgcAACATGAATATGGAATGAAGGTTGTTGAGGATAATGATGGAAAGGCACATGCATTggtaaaacaacaacaacaacttgACTCTCCCACTGCCCTTCAAATATTTCTTGATCGCATCCCAGTCAGTTGCATCCCTTCCATCAACACTTGTTTGG ttgTGGACCTGAAAACTGGGGATAGCGTAAAAGATGCAATCCAATTCCTGTATGAGAAGAATGTATGTGGTGCTATTATAGCTGACAATCATGATAATGATGATGATTTTGGGAGATTCTCTCAACATTATATGGGTTACATTGATTTTCCTTCTTTGCTTCTCTGGTCTCTTGACCAATGTGAAAAACACAAGGATCCCACAACCACATTTCTTACCATGCTTCAACAAAATCCTCAAATTGGACAAACAAAG ATTGGGGAATTAGCAAAGTCATTCCTTTGGGATCCATATTTCCCTGTACACTTGGACGAcacactttttcatgttttgttgCTTCTCTCAAAGCATCCCAGGCTAGAGATGGTGCCTGTTATACATAACAAATCTGACTCCAAGGTCATTGGTTTTATAACGCAG AATGATGTTACCCAGTTATTACTTCGATCCAGCGGATTAGAGTGGTTTGATGGCATTGCAAATAAGGCTTTGTCTGAGTTCtg TTTTGAAGGTCAAGAACACATGAATATTTGTGTGTATGGAGACCAAAGCTTGGCAGAAGGACTAGGTGTGTTGTGGGAAAGCCGAATAGGtgcagttgctattgtaaataGAGGAAATGAGAAGATAATGGGTTGCATCACGAGTAACCATGTTCTCCTTATTTTTCAGGATAACAAGCTATTCAATATGAGAAA AAATCTAAGCATGAAGGAATTCATTGATATGGAAGCTCCAAAAAAAGACTCACATGGTCTAATAACTCCGCAAGTGTACTCTCCAGTGACAGCCACAACAAGTGACACTCTCAAGCATGCAATGAATCAATTGGTTAAGAGTAAAGCCAACGTATGCTTTTTAATTGACGATTTAAAGAAGGTAATGGGCATGGTGACACTAAGAGATATCATCGTCCAGTTTGCTCCACCTTGCATAGATTCAGGTTTCCACGGAGGTGGGTTCTTTGATTCTGCTTTAGAACAGACAGGATGCCAACTAAAAAATGGAACCATCATTTGTGATCATTAA